TGGAATGCATGGATGAGGGTGGATCATGGGAATTGCAGCATCGAAAAAGCGTGATGGTGGGCGGTTGAAGGACATCCGCGCATTCATTGACGAGTTGTATGCCCACGATCTCCACGCCAAACGCGTTGACTCCCTGTCTGCTGCGACACTGGGCGTGATGACCGGCGCGTCGCTCGCCGTCGCGATGATCGGTCAGGCGTTGGCACAGGCGCGCGGGCTGGTGACCAAGCACGCGATCAAGCAGGTTGATCGCATGCTCAGTAACGAGAGTATCGACGTCTGGGAAAGCTTCGCCCGTTGGGTACCGCATCTGGTGGGTTCGCAGACCGACATCGTCGTTGCCATGGACTGGACGGATTTCGACGGCGACGATCAGGCAACGTTGGCGCTCAACCTGGTGAGCAAGCATGGCCGGGCGATGCCTCTGTTGTGGCTGTCGATGTGGAAAGAGGAATTGAAAGATCAGCGCAACGCCATCGAGGATACTTGCCTGCGCCGCCTGTCGGAGGTTGTCCCGCCCGGCTGCCGCGTGACCATCCTGGCCGACCGCGGCTTCGGTGACCACAAGCTGTTCGCGTATCTTACGGAGCTTGGCTTTGCCTATATCATTCGCTTCCGCGGCAACATCCATGTCACCGATGCCGCAGGCGAGACGCGAACCGCGGCGGACTGGGTCGGCAAATCGGGCCGGGCGCGCAAACTGCGTGGTGCGCGCGTCACCGCCTCGCACGCCTATCAGGTCGGTGCCGTGGTGTGCGTACATGCGCGTGACATGAAGGAGCCGTGGTGCCTGGCGAGCAGTGACGCCGTGGCGTCTGCAGGGACATTGATCAAGCAATATTCCCGGCGCTGGACGATCGAACCCAGCTTCAGGGACGTCAAGGATTTGCGTTTTGGGATGGGGATGGCTGAGATCCGCATCGCCGAACCAGAGCGGCGCGATCGGCTGCTGCTCATCAGCGCGTTTGCGATGGCGCTGCTGACCATGCTCGGGACGGCAGGCGAGAGCCTGGGAATGGATCGACAGCTCAAGTCCAACACTTCGAAGACCCGCTCACACTCGTTGTTCCGTCAGGGGTGCATGCTCTATGAATTGATCCCGAACATGCCGAAGCACCGGCTACTGCCCCTGATGCGGCGGTTCACGGAAATGCTGCGCAGCAGCGGCATATTCGGCAATTCCATGCCGGCTACGTAATGAGGGGATGAGTGAGGATCGGCCTCGCTCTGTTCCTGACCTATTTCGTGATGCAGCCGGTCTTTGCGCAGGCATGGCATGTCGGGTTGCTGCCGATGACCCAGGGCAGCATCGATACCATGACCGGCATCAGCCGCGCCGCCGCCCCGTTCCACACCTTCCTCGCCCAGAACACCAGACCGGTCGATATCCGCATGTTTTCCACCATCGCCCATGCCACCATCCCGGCGCATCGGGCCGAGGTCACATGGCGGGTCCTGATCCCGAGCTTCGTGGTCGGCGAACTCCGGCGCGGCTTCGAGATGGGGTTCATGATCTATCTGCCGTTCATGGTGATCGACCTCGTGGTCGCGGCCATCCTGATGAGCCTGGGCATGATGATGCTGCCGCCCACCGGCGTATCGCTGCCGTTCAAGCTGATCTTCTTCGTGATGATCAATGGCTGGCAGCTGATCTGCGGCAGTCTGGTCCGCAGCTTTCCGATCCCGCATTTCTGACCGCGCGCCATGCCGTGTCGGCCGGTTTCGCCCGCAAGGTCGCTTCGGTCCCTTGATATCGCGGCCGAAACTTGGAATGCTCGCCGCACATCCGACCGGAGCCCGCCCTATGCCGACAGCCACCAAGACCCTGATCGATTCCTACTACGCCGCCTTCAACGCCGGCCAGTCGCAGGCGATGCTCGATGTGCTGACCACAGATGTGGTGCACGACATCAATCAGGGTGCAAGGGAGATCGGGCGCGAAAAATTCGCCCGGTTTCTCGACCATATGAACATCGCCTATCGCGAACGACTGACCGATATCGTGGTGATGACCAGCGCGGACGGATCGCGCGCCGCCGCCGAGTTCGTGGTCCATGGCGAATATCTGCGCACCGATCCCGGATTGCCGGCAGCGCATGGCCAGCGCTACGTCCTGCCCGCCGGGGCATTCTTTGAAATCCGCGACGGCCTGATCGCGCGCGTGAGCAATTACTACAATCTGGAGGACTGGCTGAAGCAGGTGGGGGCCACATGACCGTCCCGGTCATTGCCACGGCGCGGCTCGATCTGGTGCCGGTGTCCCTGGAGGATGCCGCCTTCGTGCAGGCCGAATTCCCGCATTGGGAGATCGTCGAATTCATGAACGCGCGGGTGCCGTGGCCCTATCCGGCGGATGGTGCGCTGGTGTTCCTGCGCGATGTGCTGCTGCCGCAGATCGCGCGGGGCGAGGCCTGCGCCTGGACGATCCGCCTGCGTGACAGCGGCACGCCGATCGGCCAGATCAACCTGCGGATCGGGACGGACGAACACCGGGGCTTCTGGATCGCGCGCGCGTTCCAGCGCTGTGGTTATGTCACCGAAGCGGTGGCGGCGGTGACCGATCATTACTTCGAAATCCTCGGTCAACCCGAATTGCGGGTTTCCAAGGCGGTCCAGAACACCGCCTCGCGCGCGGTTTCGCGGCGGCAGGGCATGCGGCTGGTCGCCACCGACGAACGCGATTACGTCTCCGGCCGCCATCCGACCGAGATCTGGGCGCTCACCCGCGAGGAATGGCGGGCGCGCAAACCGTCATGATTTTGCAAAAAGCCCATACCCTGTCATCAGAGTTTCACTAGGCCCGACACCGCCCGATCGCGTAACGAGCGGGCATGACAGCTTCATGTGCCCCGACCGGCTACCGCAGCGTGTTCATTTCCGACACGCATCTCGGCACGCGGGGATGCCGGGCGGATTTTCTTGCCGATTTCCTCGCCCGCATGAGCGCGGATCATATCTATCTGGTGGGCGACATCATTGATGGCTGGCGGCTCAAGCGGGGCTGGTACTGGGACAGCCATCATGACGACGTGCTGAACGCAATTCTGCGCCATGCCCGCAACGGCGCCAAAATCACCTATGTGCCCGGCAACCATGACGAGGTGGTACGGCGCTTCCTGCCGCTGGGGCTCGAAATGGCCGGGGTGACATTCCAGGCGGAGGCGCAGCACGTCACGGCGGCGGGGATGCGGCTGCTGATCACCCATGGCGACCAGTTCGATTCCGTGGTGTGCTACGCAAAGACGCTGGCGCTGTTGGGGGACTGGGCCTACGCGGCGGCGCTGGTGCTGAACCGCTATTTCAACATGGCGCGGTCCTCGTTCGGCTACCCCTACTGGTCGCTCTCGGCCTATCTGAAGCGCCAGGTCAAGGAGGCGGTCAAGGCGATCGACCGGTTCGAGACCGCGCTCGCGGCGGATGCGCGGGCCCGCGGGTTCGACGGCGTGGTCTGCGGCCATATCCATCATCCCGAGATGCGGATGGTCGATGGCGTGATGTACATCAACGATGGCGATTGGGTGGAAAGCTGCACCGCTCTGGTCGAACATTGGGACGGGCGGCTGGAACTGATCGACTGGGCGGCGCTCAACAAGTTGTCGTTCCTTGTGCCGCGCAAGCCGGCCGCGGTCGCGGGGCTGATGGATGCCGCCGCCGCCTGACCCGGCCTGTGCCACGCCCTGCCGGATCATGATCGTCAGCGATGCCTGGCACCCGCAGGTCAACGGCGTGGTGCGCACGCTTTCGATGCTGACCGCGCAACTGGAAGCGCTGGGGCATGAGGTGATGGTGGTCGGGCCGGACCAGTTCCGAACCCTGCCCTGCCCCGGCTATCGCGAAATCCGCCTCGCGGTGCTGCCGGGCCGGCGTCTCGCGCGGCTGATGCGCGCCTTCCGGCCCGATGCGCTGCATATCGCGACCGAAGGTCCGCTGGGGATGAGCGCCGCACGCCTCGCCCGCGCGGCGGGGTGGCGCTACACCACGGCCTATCACACGCGGTTCCCCGATTATCTCGCCGCGCGGATCGCCATGCCGCGCCGGTTTGCCTATGCGTGGCTGCGATGGTTTCACGGGCGCGGTGCCGGCACGATGGTGGCCACCGCATCGCTCGCCGATGAATTGCGGGGCCGCGGTTTCACCAACATCCGCCTCTGGTCGCGCGGCGTCGATCCGGTGCTGTTCCATCCGGACCGGGCGATGGCACGGTCCTGGCATCGCCCGATCTTTCTTTCGGTCGGGCGGCTGGCGGTCGAGAAAAACCTCACCGGGTTCCTCGATCTCGATCTGCCGGGCACGCGGGTCGTGGTGGGCGACGGGCCGGAGCGGGCGCGGCTGGAACGGCGCTATGCCGGTCCGAATGTGGTGTTTCTCGGTGCGCGGCAGGGAGTGGAGCTGGCGGGATTGTTCGCGAGTGCGGATGTTTTCGTGTTCCCCAGCCGGACCGACACGTTCGGGCTGGTCGTGCTGGAGGCATTGGCCTCGGGCGTCCCGGTCGCGGCCTATCCGGTGGCCGGACCGCGCGACATCATCGGCGGCGTCATCCCGGCGGTGGGTATCCTCGATGAAGATTTGCGCTTGGCGGCGCTCGGCGCGCTGGGCCTCAGCCGCGCCGCCTGCCGCCGTTTCGCCGAAGATTTCTCATGGAAATCCTGCGCCAGCCTCTTCATGACCCATCTGGTCCCGATGGAGGCCTGAGCCCCCAAGAGCCGAAGCCCTTGAGGAACCGAAGTTTTTTACCCGACCTTACGCCCGCACGGCCTTGGCCGCCTCGACGACAGCGGCAAAGCCCGCCGGATCGTCGAATGCCATGGCCGAGAGCACCTTGCGATCGAGGTCGATATTCGCGGTTTTCAGCGCCGCGATGAACTGGCTGTAGGTCAGCCCGTGCTCGCGCACCGCGGCGTTGATGCGCTGGATCCAGAGGGCGCGGAATTCGCGCTTCTTAACGCGCCGGTCGCGGTAGGCGTATTGGAGCGACTTTTCGAGCCGTTCGAGCGCGATCCGGTAGCTGGTCGACGAGCGGCCGACGAAGCCCTTGGATTGCTTGAGAACTTTTTTGTGCCGGGCGTGGGTGGTGACGCCCCGTTTTACGCGTGCCATGTGTTATCGCTCCTTAACCGAGACCGTAGGGGGCCCACTGCTTGACGGTCTTGCCGTCCTGCTCGGGCAGCGCCATCGTGCCACGATTGGTGCGCTTCATTTTCTGGGAACGGTTGATCAGCCCGTGGCGCTTGTTGCCGTGGCCGCACAACACCTTGCCGGTCGCGGTGATCTTGAACCGCTTTTTGACCGACGACTTGGTCTTCATTTTCGGCATTTTCATCTCCTTCACGTCCATGCCCGGACTCCGGGTGCGCGGTGTGCGGCCGGGCATGCCAAAACGCCCGGGCTCGCGACGAGATCGCGCTGGAAGCGGCGGTATAGGCAAAACCACGCGCCCGCGCAACCGCGTTCAGGACACCGCGGCCCGCAACGCCGCCCCCGCCGCGAGCGGGGCCATCGGCAGGAACAGCGCAAGCAGGCCAAGCAGCATGGCGAATTCGGATAACGGATGGGTCGCGACCGCCCCCGCCGCGCCGAAAATCAGCGCCGGGATCATCAGCGGCAGCGCGATCAGCGGCAGCAGCACGGTGCCGCCGCGCGCCCCGAGCGTGACCGCCGCACTCATCCCGCCCACCAGCGAGAGCAGGATGGTGCCGGGCAGCAGGGTGAGCAGCAGTTGCGGCACGGCGGCATCATCGAGCCGCAGCATGATCGCGACAGGGCCGGCGATGATCAGCAGCGGGAGGCCGGTGGTCAGCCAGTGGCCGATGATCTTGCCGAAGGCGACGGCGCTGGCCGGCAGGCCGGACACCATCAGCTGGTCGAGCGCGCCATCCTCGTAATCGGCGGCGAACAGCCGGTTGAGCGGCAGCAGCGCTGCGAGCAGCGCGATCACCCACACCACGCCCGGCGCGATGCCCGCGAGCACCTGCTCCGAAGGCCCGATCGCGAAGGCGAACAGGCTGGCGGCGATCACGAAGAACAGCAGCGACGCCACCGAATCCCCGGCATGGCGCAGTGCCAGCACGAGTTCGCGGCGGATCAGCGCGAAAAACGCCCTCACGATCCGGCCCGGCTGAGATCGAGCCCGACCGAACCCGGCAGGTCGAGCGGCAGATGGGTCGCCGCGATGATCATGCCGCCGCCCGCCCGGTGGCGCGCGAAATTCGCCTCCAGCCGGCGGACCGAGGCGGCATCGAGCCCGGTGGTCGGTTCATCGAGCAGCCAGAGCGGCGCGCTGGACAGGGCCAGCCGCGAGAGCGCGAGCCGCCGCCGCTGCCCCGAGGACAGCAGCCGCGCCGGCAGATCCGCGAACCGCTCCAGATCGACCGTGGCCAGCGCCGCCACGATATCGGCGCGCGAGCGGCGGCGCGCGAGGCCGAGATTGTCCGCAACCGTCAGCCCCGGCTTGATCGCGTCCATATGCCCGACGAACACGAGCCGGGTGGCGTGAAGGGGCGGATCGTCGAGCGCATCCTGATCATCCCAGAGCAGCGCCCCGGCGGCGGGTGGGGTCAGCCCGGCGAGCAGGCGGATCAATGATGATTTCCCCGCCCCGTTCGGCCCGACCAGCAGCAGCGCGCCGCCCGCCGCCAGCCGGAACGAAACATCGCGGAACACGAGTCGTTCGCCGCGAATCGCGGCGAGGGAGCGTGCCTCAAGCATGGCTAATTGACCGCTGCGACAATGGACGCGCGGCGGCGTGCGTGATTTAAGCGGATCACGTATCGGTTTTGCTGCGGCGCGAAACGCCGAACTCCGCCAAGAGGATGAAGCATCATGAACATGATCGGTCAGGACAGTCTGAAAACGGAAACGACGCTGAGTGTCGAGGGCAGGAACTATACCTATTTCGCACTCAACGCGGCGGCTGAAAAGCTCGGCGACATTTCCCGCCTGCCGCGCACGCTGAAAATCCTGCTCGAAAACGTGCTGCGCTTCGAAAACGGCACGTCCTACACGGTGGAGGATGCCAAGGCGCTGGTCGCGTGGACCGCCTCCGCCCACTCGGACAGGGACGTGCCGTTCCGCCCCGCGCGGATCCTGATGCAGGATTTCACCGGGGTTCCCGCCGTGGTCGATCTCGCCGCGATGCGTGATGGCATCGTCAAGCTCGGCGGGGACGCCGCCCGGGTCAACCCGCTGGTGCCGGTCGATCTCGTGATCGACCATTCCGTGATGGTCGATGTGTCCGGCCGCAAGGACGCGCTGGAACGCAATGTCGATATCGAGTTCGAGCGCAACGGCGAGCGCTACGAATTCCTCCGCTGGGGGCAGGACGCGTTCGACAATTTCCGCGTCGTCCCGCCCGGCACCGGCATCTGCCATCAGGTCAATCTCGAATACCTCGCCCAGGCGGTCTGGACCGCGACGGCGGATGGCAGGACCCTCGCCTACCCGGACACGCTGTTCGGCACCGATTCCCACACCACCATGGTCAACGGCATGGGCGTGCTCGGCTGGGGCGTCGGCGGGATCGAGGCGGAGGCCGCGATGCTCGGCCAGCCGATCGCCATGCTGATCCCGGATGTGATCGGCTTCAAACTCACCGGCACGCTGCGCGAGGGCATCACCGCGACCGATCTGGTCCTGACCGTCACCCAGATGCTCCGCAGGAAGGGCGTGGTCGGCAAATTCGTCGAATTCTACGGTGCCGGGCTGGATCAGCTCCCGCTGGCGGATCGGGCGACCATCGCCAACATGGCGCCGGAATACGGCGCGACCTGCGGGTTTTTCCCGGTCGATCAGATCACGCTCGATTACATGAAGCTTTCGGGGCGCGACGAGCACCGGATCAAGCTGGTCGAGGCCTATTGCAAGGCGCAGGGCCTCTGGCGCGACGACAGTGAACTTACCTTCTCCGACACGCTCGAACTCGATCTTTCCAGCGTCGAACCCTCGCTCGCCGGACCCAAGCGGCCACAGGACCGGGTGGCGCTGTCCAAAGCCGCATCCGCCTTCGCCACTGAACTGACCAAGTCGCTCGGGGTCCCGGCCAACGATGTCGGTGCCAAGGGCGAGGTCGCGGGCCGGAATTTCTCGATCACCCATGGCGATGTCGTGATCGCGGCCATCACGTCGTGCACCAACACCTCCAACCCCTCGGTCCTCGTCGCCGCCGGGCTGGTTGCGCGCAAGGCCCGCGCGCTCGGTTTGAAGCCCAAGCCCTGGGTGAAAACCTCCCTCGCCCCCGGCTCGCAGGTCGTCACCGAGTATCTCGACAAATCCGGCCTCACCGCCGATCTCGATGCGCTCGGTTTCGAAACCGTGGGCTACGGCTGCACCACCTGCATCGGCAATTCCGGCCCACTGGACGATGCGATCGCCGAGGCCATCGAGGACAACAAGCTGGTCGCGGTCTCGGTACTGTCCGGCAACCGCAATTTCGAGGGCCGGGTTCACCCCAATGTCCGGGCGAACTACCTCGCCTCCCCGCCGCTGGTGGTCGCCTACGCCCTGCTCGGCACCATGATGGTGGACATCACCACCGCGCCGATCGGCCAGGATCAGAACGGCAACGACGTGTATCTCAAGGATATCTGGCCGACCACGCGGGAGATCGCCGATCTGGTGAAATCATCGCTCACCCGCGAGATGTTCCTCGACCGCTACGGCGATGTGTTCAAGGGCCCGAAACAGTGGCAGGCGATCGAGGTGGAAGGCGAGTCCGAGACCTATCATTGGTCCGGTTCCTCGACCTATGTGAAAAACCCGCCCTATTTCGAGGGGATGACCATGGAGCCGAAACCGGTGACCGACATCACCGGTGCGCGCATTCTGGCTCTGCTCGGCGATTCGATCACCACCGATCACATCTCCCCCGCCGGCAGCTTCCGCGCCACCACCCCAGCTGGTGAATATCTTGCCGAACGGCAGATCCTGCCGAAGGATTTCAACTCCTACGGCTCACGGCGCGGCAACCACGAAATCATGATGCGCGGCACCTTCGCCAATATTCGTATCCGCAACGAAATGCTCGACAACGTCGAAGGCGGCTACACGAAACACTACCCCTCCGGCGCGCAGATGCCGATTTACGACGCCGCCATGCGCTACAAGGCCGAGGGCGTGCCGCTGGTCGCCATCGTCGGGCGCGAATACGGCACCGGCTCCTCGCGCGACTGGGCCGCGAAAGGCACCATGCTGCTCGGCATCCGCGCCGTGATCGCCGAAAGCTTCGAACGCATCCACCGCTCAAACCTGGTGGGCATGGGCGTGCTGCCGCTGGTCTTCAAGAACGGCATGACCCGCAAGACGCTGGAATTGCGCGGCGATGAAACCATCGACATCCTCGGCCTCGATTCCCTCTCGCCGCGGATGGATATCGACATGCTGATCCACCGCGCCGACGGCACCACCGACAAGGCGACATTGCTCTGCCGCGTCGATACCAGGGACGAGGTGATGTATTACGAAAACGGCGGGATTTTGCAGTACGTGCTGCGGAGCATGGCACGGGCGGCGTGATCGGGGGGGGTTAAGGAAGAAAGCGCTTCTTTTTTGAAAAAAAGGAAGCAAAAAACTTTTTTGATCTGGGGCACGGGTGGTTTCACAGGCACGAGCACAGCGAACGGAAGTTTTTTGCTTCTTTTTTACAAAAAAGAAGTGCTGCCCTTCTCGACCCCCGCCCTCACATATCCGCGCCCTGCACCTGCATGAAGTGCATCATGGTGCGGGGGTACAAAGTGTGGAACATCCAGCCGGTCAGCCCGACGGAGAGCACGAACAGGGGCAGGACCAGGATGAGCGAGAAGGTTTTCCACTGCTGCGATTTCGACAGGTCGAGCCGGAACATCAGCAGGGCCTGCGCGAGCAAAGCGAGGCCTGCGAGGATCGAGACCGCGATGATGAAGTTGAGGTAGTGCATGGTGTGCCGCAGCGTCAGCAGCAGGGCGATCGCCATGAAGATGACCGAGAGCAGGTAGCCCGAGACGTAGGCGAGCGGGCTGGCGTGGCGGACTTCGGGGTGATCGAGCGGATCGGCTTCATGGGCTGACATCAGAACGCTCCATTGAGGTAGACGAACACGAACATGCACACCCAGATCGAGGCCTGAAAGACCCAGAACAGGCGCAGGTTGAGCAGGCGGGTGACGACTTCGGTGGTGAACCCCTTGAGCGCCACCTGAGCCATCATCACGGCCATCCACAGCATCCCGAAGGCCATGTGCAGGCCGTGGGTCGCGATCAGGACGAAGAATATCGACATCAGGCCGCTGCGTTCCGGTGTGATGCCGTGGGCGACCAGCGTTGCGAAATCGTTGATTTCGAGGCCAAGGAACACGCCGCCGAGCACGAAGGCCGAGAGCAGGCCGGCGAGGACGAACATCCGGTTGCGCGCCTTCAACCCGACCATGGCGAGGCTGTAGGCGAGCACGCTGGTGAACACCACGATGGTCTGCACGAAGGCTTCGAGCGGGTGGACGACATTCTTGATCTGCGGGCCGCCGGCGGCGTTGAATTTGTGATCCAGCACCGCGTAGGCGGCGAACAGCCCGGCGAAGATCAGGGCGTCGCTCATCATGTAGAGCCAGAAGCCCAGCGTTTTCATCGCGATGGGGTCGGGCTCGGGGTGGTGGCGCGCCCAGAGCCGGTGGGAGGGCGTCAATCGCTCAGTACGGCTCATGACAGCGCCTCAAGCTCGGCAACCGGCGGGGAGATATGGTCGGTGATGATGCCGGTTCCTTCGGGTTTCTGTTCCATCCGCCGGACAGCGTCGGCGCTCAGTACGATGCCGGATTGATCGGCGAAGGAGCGCAGGATGACCACGCCGATGATGCCGAGCAGGCTCAGCCCTGCCATCCACCAGATCCGCCAGGTCATGCCGAAGCCGAAGCCGAAGGCCAGCGCACCGATGACGGCGGGGGCGATGGAGCTTTTCGGCAGATGGA
This sequence is a window from Acidiphilium acidophilum. Protein-coding genes within it:
- a CDS encoding IS4 family transposase, translated to MGIAASKKRDGGRLKDIRAFIDELYAHDLHAKRVDSLSAATLGVMTGASLAVAMIGQALAQARGLVTKHAIKQVDRMLSNESIDVWESFARWVPHLVGSQTDIVVAMDWTDFDGDDQATLALNLVSKHGRAMPLLWLSMWKEELKDQRNAIEDTCLRRLSEVVPPGCRVTILADRGFGDHKLFAYLTELGFAYIIRFRGNIHVTDAAGETRTAADWVGKSGRARKLRGARVTASHAYQVGAVVCVHARDMKEPWCLASSDAVASAGTLIKQYSRRWTIEPSFRDVKDLRFGMGMAEIRIAEPERRDRLLLISAFAMALLTMLGTAGESLGMDRQLKSNTSKTRSHSLFRQGCMLYELIPNMPKHRLLPLMRRFTEMLRSSGIFGNSMPAT
- a CDS encoding flagellar type III secretion system pore protein FliP; amino-acid sequence: MRIGLALFLTYFVMQPVFAQAWHVGLLPMTQGSIDTMTGISRAAAPFHTFLAQNTRPVDIRMFSTIAHATIPAHRAEVTWRVLIPSFVVGELRRGFEMGFMIYLPFMVIDLVVAAILMSLGMMMLPPTGVSLPFKLIFFVMINGWQLICGSLVRSFPIPHF
- a CDS encoding ketosteroid isomerase-related protein, which translates into the protein MPTATKTLIDSYYAAFNAGQSQAMLDVLTTDVVHDINQGAREIGREKFARFLDHMNIAYRERLTDIVVMTSADGSRAAAEFVVHGEYLRTDPGLPAAHGQRYVLPAGAFFEIRDGLIARVSNYYNLEDWLKQVGAT
- a CDS encoding GNAT family N-acetyltransferase produces the protein MTVPVIATARLDLVPVSLEDAAFVQAEFPHWEIVEFMNARVPWPYPADGALVFLRDVLLPQIARGEACAWTIRLRDSGTPIGQINLRIGTDEHRGFWIARAFQRCGYVTEAVAAVTDHYFEILGQPELRVSKAVQNTASRAVSRRQGMRLVATDERDYVSGRHPTEIWALTREEWRARKPS
- a CDS encoding UDP-2,3-diacylglucosamine diphosphatase, coding for MTASCAPTGYRSVFISDTHLGTRGCRADFLADFLARMSADHIYLVGDIIDGWRLKRGWYWDSHHDDVLNAILRHARNGAKITYVPGNHDEVVRRFLPLGLEMAGVTFQAEAQHVTAAGMRLLITHGDQFDSVVCYAKTLALLGDWAYAAALVLNRYFNMARSSFGYPYWSLSAYLKRQVKEAVKAIDRFETALAADARARGFDGVVCGHIHHPEMRMVDGVMYINDGDWVESCTALVEHWDGRLELIDWAALNKLSFLVPRKPAAVAGLMDAAAA
- a CDS encoding glycosyltransferase family 4 protein, producing the protein MPPPPDPACATPCRIMIVSDAWHPQVNGVVRTLSMLTAQLEALGHEVMVVGPDQFRTLPCPGYREIRLAVLPGRRLARLMRAFRPDALHIATEGPLGMSAARLARAAGWRYTTAYHTRFPDYLAARIAMPRRFAYAWLRWFHGRGAGTMVATASLADELRGRGFTNIRLWSRGVDPVLFHPDRAMARSWHRPIFLSVGRLAVEKNLTGFLDLDLPGTRVVVGDGPERARLERRYAGPNVVFLGARQGVELAGLFASADVFVFPSRTDTFGLVVLEALASGVPVAAYPVAGPRDIIGGVIPAVGILDEDLRLAALGALGLSRAACRRFAEDFSWKSCASLFMTHLVPMEA
- the rplT gene encoding 50S ribosomal protein L20; amino-acid sequence: MARVKRGVTTHARHKKVLKQSKGFVGRSSTSYRIALERLEKSLQYAYRDRRVKKREFRALWIQRINAAVREHGLTYSQFIAALKTANIDLDRKVLSAMAFDDPAGFAAVVEAAKAVRA
- the rpmI gene encoding 50S ribosomal protein L35, translating into MPKMKTKSSVKKRFKITATGKVLCGHGNKRHGLINRSQKMKRTNRGTMALPEQDGKTVKQWAPYGLG
- the ccmB gene encoding heme exporter protein CcmB encodes the protein MRAFFALIRRELVLALRHAGDSVASLLFFVIAASLFAFAIGPSEQVLAGIAPGVVWVIALLAALLPLNRLFAADYEDGALDQLMVSGLPASAVAFGKIIGHWLTTGLPLLIIAGPVAIMLRLDDAAVPQLLLTLLPGTILLSLVGGMSAAVTLGARGGTVLLPLIALPLMIPALIFGAAGAVATHPLSEFAMLLGLLALFLPMAPLAAGAALRAAVS
- the ccmA gene encoding heme ABC exporter ATP-binding protein CcmA produces the protein MLEARSLAAIRGERLVFRDVSFRLAAGGALLLVGPNGAGKSSLIRLLAGLTPPAAGALLWDDQDALDDPPLHATRLVFVGHMDAIKPGLTVADNLGLARRRSRADIVAALATVDLERFADLPARLLSSGQRRRLALSRLALSSAPLWLLDEPTTGLDAASVRRLEANFARHRAGGGMIIAATHLPLDLPGSVGLDLSRAGS
- the acnA gene encoding aconitate hydratase AcnA; the protein is MNMIGQDSLKTETTLSVEGRNYTYFALNAAAEKLGDISRLPRTLKILLENVLRFENGTSYTVEDAKALVAWTASAHSDRDVPFRPARILMQDFTGVPAVVDLAAMRDGIVKLGGDAARVNPLVPVDLVIDHSVMVDVSGRKDALERNVDIEFERNGERYEFLRWGQDAFDNFRVVPPGTGICHQVNLEYLAQAVWTATADGRTLAYPDTLFGTDSHTTMVNGMGVLGWGVGGIEAEAAMLGQPIAMLIPDVIGFKLTGTLREGITATDLVLTVTQMLRRKGVVGKFVEFYGAGLDQLPLADRATIANMAPEYGATCGFFPVDQITLDYMKLSGRDEHRIKLVEAYCKAQGLWRDDSELTFSDTLELDLSSVEPSLAGPKRPQDRVALSKAASAFATELTKSLGVPANDVGAKGEVAGRNFSITHGDVVIAAITSCTNTSNPSVLVAAGLVARKARALGLKPKPWVKTSLAPGSQVVTEYLDKSGLTADLDALGFETVGYGCTTCIGNSGPLDDAIAEAIEDNKLVAVSVLSGNRNFEGRVHPNVRANYLASPPLVVAYALLGTMMVDITTAPIGQDQNGNDVYLKDIWPTTREIADLVKSSLTREMFLDRYGDVFKGPKQWQAIEVEGESETYHWSGSSTYVKNPPYFEGMTMEPKPVTDITGARILALLGDSITTDHISPAGSFRATTPAGEYLAERQILPKDFNSYGSRRGNHEIMMRGTFANIRIRNEMLDNVEGGYTKHYPSGAQMPIYDAAMRYKAEGVPLVAIVGREYGTGSSRDWAAKGTMLLGIRAVIAESFERIHRSNLVGMGVLPLVFKNGMTRKTLELRGDETIDILGLDSLSPRMDIDMLIHRADGTTDKATLLCRVDTRDEVMYYENGGILQYVLRSMARAA
- a CDS encoding cytochrome c oxidase subunit 3, whose translation is MSRTERLTPSHRLWARHHPEPDPIAMKTLGFWLYMMSDALIFAGLFAAYAVLDHKFNAAGGPQIKNVVHPLEAFVQTIVVFTSVLAYSLAMVGLKARNRMFVLAGLLSAFVLGGVFLGLEINDFATLVAHGITPERSGLMSIFFVLIATHGLHMAFGMLWMAVMMAQVALKGFTTEVVTRLLNLRLFWVFQASIWVCMFVFVYLNGAF